One Pseudomonas sp. MM213 genomic window, TGCTGATATTATCGATAACGGCACCATTAAGGATATCGATACGGCAACCCCCGTTACTGATTATCTGGTCCGCAATAACAGCACTTTGAATGTGGCAGGTAGTACCACCAAGAGTATCTTTGTCGAAACCGGATCTACGCTAAACATCAACGGCGGGACCATTAATGCCGACACTGGTATTGAAGGTATATCGATTACCAACAGTACTGCCACCATTAACTCGACCAAGGTTTTCAGCGATACAGTCGGCCTGGTGGTCAATCGGGTCAACAACTCGTTACAAGGCTCGGTTGTCTCTGCCACAAACAGTGAGTTCCATGGCGGTGAACTCGGCGCCAGGGTGACTGGCTTCAGCACCCTTACCCTGTTCAATACGAGCTTGACGGGAACCGACGTCGGCAGCGTTGGCTTGAACGTGCGCGGTGGTGAAGTGCTCGCATCGGCCGGTTCTCGTATTAGCGGTGACAGGGCTGGCGTGATAATGGACAGGGACCCTGCCGGCGTCGGCGCTAATACATTGGTGCTGGATAACTCGACAGCTGAAGGGCGCAATGGAGCGGCCATTGTTGTGGAGCAGGGCATCAACGCCACCATCGAGGTGTTGAACAACTCCACGCTGATTGGCGGAAACGGCAATGTACTTGAAGTAGAAGGCGCCTCGACGGCGAACATGCGAGTTGCGAACAGCGCCTTGCAAGGCAATGTGCAAGTGACTGGCAATAGCACCGCCAATCTCACCTTCAATAGCGCTTCGATGGTAGGCGATATCCTGCGCGAGAACGGCTCGACGGCCAATGTCACCTTGAACAATCGCTCATCGTTCACCGGACGCCTGAACAACAGCAACCTCAGCCTTAACAGCGGTTCGAGGCTGACCATGGTTGGCGATGACCGCATCGGCACCCTGACGCTGAACAACAGCACGGTTTATTTCGGTGCGCCTGGCGTGCCACGCGCGAATCGTCAACTTGAGGTGAGTACGCTCAATGGCAGCGGCATCATTGCCATGCAGGGCAACTTCCAGACCGGTGAAAGTGACTTGCTGAAAGCCGGCACGGCCACTGGCAGCTATGAATTGGCCGTCAACGCTTCGGGCAAGGACGCGACGGCTCCTCAACAATTGACGCTGGTGCAGATCGGCAACAACCAGGCAGATTTCAAGCTGTTGGGTGGCCGGGTCGATGTGGGGACATGGCAATACGATTTAGCCGAAAGAACCAATGCCTCCGGCGAAGCGGAGTATTACCTGAACCCTACCACCCGGCTCAGTGCCGGTGCTCAATCGGTAGTGGCATTGTTTCAAACAGCCCTTACCGTGTCCTATGGCGAGTTGAAGTCGCTGGAAAACCGCATGGGCGAGTTGCAGGCGGACGACAAGCGCCATGGCTTGTGGGTACGAGCTTATGGCAACAAGTGGAACGTTGACGACGGTTCGACGGGTGTGGGTTATCGTCAAGAACAGCAGGGCTTCACCCTGGGCGCCGATACCCGACTGGGTGACAGTCCGTGGACTGTCGGCATGCTGGCGGGTTACAGCAAGTCCGATCTGAATCTCAGCGGCGGCACCTCGGCCACGGTTGACAGCTACTACTTCGGTCCTTATTTCGGCTGGCGGAATCAGGACAATGGCTACTTCGTTGATGGCGCCCTGAAGTTCAACCATTTCCGTAACGAGTCCAAAGTCGGTATGAGCGATGGCAAACGTGCCGAAGGCGATTACAACAACTCGGCTGTGAGTGCGATGGTAGAAGGGGGTCGCCAAATTGATCTGGGGGATGGCTGGTTTGCCAAACCTTCTGTTCAGGTATCCGCTGCAATCATCCAGGGAGAAAGCTATTACTTGGACAATGGCATGAGCGCTGAAGGTGACGACACGCATTCATTGCGCACAAAGCTCGGCGTAATGGCGGGTCGAAGCATCAACCTGGGCGACACTCAGGTGCGTCCATACGGGCGAGTGGCGGTGGTCCATGAGTTTGCATCGAACGATAACAACGTGCGGGTCAATGGAAACTCGATCAATAACAACCTGTCGGGCAGCGGTTTCGAAGTCGGTGCCGGGGTGATGGTTTCAGTGTCCGAGAGGCTGCACCTTGGTGTCGGTGTCGATTATGCCAAGGGTAAAAATATCGAACAGCCCGTGGCTGCCACCTTCAGTGCGAACTATCAGTTTTAAATGTGTGAGACAAAAAAAACCGCTAAAAGCGGTTTTTTTTGCACTGCCACAATGGACTTTGTTAACTGTCGGTAGAGCCGTTCGCCGAAACCCGCGTGAACCTTACTTTATTCGATTCGGCGTTATGATCTTCGGAAGCAACGGCACTGACCTCATAGGCTCTGCCTACTGCCAATCCGGTGAGGAGTGTCGCCCAATTACCATCCTCGTTGGCCGACTCTGATTTCGGGTCGACGGTCCCGTTGACCTTGAGGTTGACCGACGCTAGCGGTTCGGTTTTGCCGCCGACTCTTACATAACTGGAGGTGGTGTTACCGTTATCGATAATTTCCTCTTTGGCATCATGCACTTGGGTTTCGCGTGGTGCGATGGATTTTCTGACCTCAAACGAGTACGGGCCAGACTCACCGCCATCGGGGTATTTTGCCTTGGCAACAAGGCGATAATTATCGAGTGGCAGCGGGCCGATGGGGACTTCGTAGCCATCAGCTCCGATTTGCCCCTCACCTAAAGAGTCGTCGCCGTTGAATATCTCGACGTACTCGCCTGCTTCGCCTTCGCCTTTGGCAATCAGGTTGCTCTCATAGGTGAAACCACCGTCATCGACGGTTGTTCCATGGGTGTCAGTCACGGTGTCCAGCGTTACAAGATCCGCCCCTTTAACGGTAAAGGTTCTGGGCGTAGGGGTTACTTCCCCGTCACCGTACAGTTTTTTGGCTTTCAGGCTGTGCTCGCCAGGGGCCAGGCTGATTTTGATTTCCCACTCTCCGTTACCCTTGGCGGTCGCCGGCGGAAATCCTTCTGGGTCGTCGTGGTCGAGGAGTTGAACATCCTTGCCTGGCCTGCACTTGCCCGTGACGGTGAGGTTTTGGTCGGAGGTAGTGTCGCCTTCGTTGACAGGATTGCCGTCCGAGTCTTCGACAGCATCGAGAGACAGGCCGATGTCCGCTGCAACGTTGAAGTTTCGTGGTTCGGATGATTTACCTTCGCCGTAGAGTGCCTTGACGGTGATGGTGTAGGAGGTGCCTGACAGCAGATTCTTGAGTTCAAGTGTGTAAACGCCATTTTGGTTAACCGGCGCCTCTTCAAGTGGTGTGCTGCCATTGAACGCCTGAACCTTCTGGCTCGGGAGGGCTTTACCTGTGACGCTCACCGATGAGGAGTAGGTCGTTTCGCCTTCATCAATCGTTCCCTCGTCATCTTCTATGTACTCGATGATGGGGGCGTCGGCGACCACGGTGAAGACTCGAGGGGGGTAGAAGTGTTGTTAGGGGGGGCTTCATTCCTGGCTATCAGGCTGTAACGTTTGACCTGCGTGACCCCGAATAAATCGGTCTTCCATACGCCTTGCGCATTGCTTCGCGCGTATGCCAATGGAGTAAAGCCGTCCCGTACTGCAATCTGCGTGTCCGGGTCAGCGGTTCCACTGACCGTGAAGAAGGTGTCGGAGGTCTCGCGGTTTTGACCTACAAGGACCCCTTCGGAGTCCCAGACGGCTGTGATACTCAATATCAAATCTGTTTCCTCGGGCGCAGTGCCCGACGGGACGTTCGGTTGTCTGGCTGTCATGGTGATGGACTCCGGTCCTGGTGTGAGTGCCGGATTGATTTAATGCGTGAAGCATCAGCATTGACTACTGTCAGAAATAACAGTTGTGGGAGGGTTTCCGATAAGCGGTTGGAGTGACAGCCAGCATCACATCGCAATGGCCCGGATTTTCAGAGAGTTTTTTGCCGAAGAATATATACCGTCACCAGCACCGCACTGGTCAGCATGAACCCGCGCGCCCACGGCAGGGGCACCAGGTAGCAGGACAACAGAATGCTTACCCACATCAGGCCGATGGCGTAGACCTTGCCCTTGAGCGGGATGCCGTTGCCGTCGAGGTAGTCGCGAATCCACGGACCCAGCCGTGGATGCTCCACCAGCCAGTTGTAAAAACGCGGCGAACTGCGGGCGAAGCAGGCGGCCGCCAGCAGCAGGAAAGGCGTGGTGGGCAATACCGGGAGGAAAATCCCGATCACCCCCAGCGCTACGCTCAGCCAGCCGATGGCCAGCAGCCCGTAACGCAACATCAGGGAGCGGTTGCCTATGGGGTTGTCCATAGGCAAAACCTTAGTGGTGACGTGGCTTGAGGATCGCCGGTTTTTCGTCTGGCGCGTTGCACAGCAGGTACAGCGCGGTCAGGGCTTCCGGGATCTGCACGATCATGTCGTCCATCAGGTTGGCGTCGGCCGCGATGTCGGAGAACTCGGGCTGCTCGTCGAACAGACCCGAACCGACCATGATCGGCAGCAGCATTTCGCTGACTTCGTCTTCGGCGGTTTCGAACCAGGCCGCTTCGCGCAGGAACACGCCTTCCATGAAGCCGATGCACCAGCCACGCAGGTCGGAATCGTCCGGGTCGTCGCCCAGGTCCAGTTCGCACGGCAGCTCGAACTCTTCATCGGACGCCAGTTGACGGGCGATGTGAGCCTTGAGGGCCAGCAGGGTGGATTCGATGGCTTCACGCTCGGTGTCGTCGGCGTAATGCGGCTCTTCGGCGAAGAGGGCGTCGATCCATTCACGGTCGGGAACGCTTTCGGAACAGATCGACAGCGCGGTGAGGTAGCCGTGGGCGGCCACGTAGTCCAGCGCCTCGTCATGCAGTTCATCGGCGTCGAGGAAGACTTGCAGGCGGGTTAGTTGCTCAGCGAAGGACATTAAAGGGCTACCTTGGGAATTAACAGATGCGGGAATTCTAGGCCTTCTTGAGCACTCAGGCCAGCCGCGCGGCATATTTGCCCCCAGCGATTTTCCAGAACAGCGCATTCCTTGCTGGAGCGAGCCTGCTTGCGAATGCTGTGTGTCAGTCGGCGAGGATTTTGATGGTGTACATATCCGTTTCTGTGGTTACGGCTGCTATCGGTTTCGCCCTTACGGCGAGTCACTTGGAAGAGCCCCAAGTAACCAAGGGCTCTTGCCCCTTTCGTTCGGTGCCTCGCTGTGGCTCGGCATACCCTCGCTCCGGTCCTGCTCCGTGGGCCCGCCGCCATCGGCCATCCCTGGCCGGGGGCGGCTAACCCGGCATCCATGCCGGGTTGCCCACTGCGCAGAACCTGCGCTCGGCCTCTCGAGGGGGCGCTCAGATCAAAAGCGGAAGGCGAGCTAACGCTCGGCCTGATGAGTGGTGGAAATCAAAAGCACACACGATTCCCTGTAGGAGCGAGGCTTGCCCGCGAAAAACGACCGGACAACGCGTTCATTCCGACAGTCCGCATTATCGTTGACGTCCATCGCCAGCAAGCCGGCTCCTACAATTTTGAATCGTGTGAACCCAATCCATTGTAGGAGCCGGCTTGCCGGCGAAAAGCGTCGGGGCAACGCGTTCATTCAGACAGCCCGCGTTATCGTTGACCTCCATCGCTGGCAAGCCAGCTCCTACAATTTTGAATCGTGTGAACCCAATCACCGTGTAGGAGCCGGCTTGCTGGCGATAGCGGTGGGTCAGGCAATGAGTGCGTGACTGAACGGACGCCATCGCCAGCAAGCCAGCTCCTACAGGGGGGCGGTGTACATATCCGGAATGAGTGAACGCAGCAGAGAAGGACAACGCGGACATCCAAAGAGCCAGGTCGGCTTTCAGGCCGCCTCGGCGGCTGTGGCGGTAGTCGCCCCCTCGAGAGGCCGAGTGGAGGTTCTGCGCAGTGGGCAACCCGGCATGGAGGCCGGGTTAGCCGCCCCCGGCCATGGATGGCCGATGGCGGCGGGCCCACGGAGCAGGACCGGAGCGAGGGAACCCTGAGCCTTGGCGAAGGGCCGAACGAAAGGGGCAAGAGCGCTTGGTTACTTGGCGCTTTTCCAAGTAACTCGCCGTAAGGGCGAAACCAATAGCAGCCATTACCGCAGAAACGGATATGTACCCAACCCCAACCCCAACCCCAACCCCAACCCCAACCCCAACCCCAACCCCAACCCCAACCCCACCTGATCGCGGTGCAACATGAAATATCCCACGGACGTTACATCGTGATCCTCTTCTAAGCGGCGCCCTTTGCAAGGAAGCCCTCGGGTATACTCCCGCGCTTTGTGATGCCCTGCTGGCGTCGCGGCTGAAATGTGAAGCGTCATGCAATGCGCACTTACGATTTGTCAGTGCAGC contains:
- a CDS encoding autotransporter outer membrane beta-barrel domain-containing protein: MTFKNIRPRTAAGTGSFKKLAMLPAFFFVNSSLFAADIIDNGTIKDIDTATPVTDYLVRNNSTLNVAGSTTKSIFVETGSTLNINGGTINADTGIEGISITNSTATINSTKVFSDTVGLVVNRVNNSLQGSVVSATNSEFHGGELGARVTGFSTLTLFNTSLTGTDVGSVGLNVRGGEVLASAGSRISGDRAGVIMDRDPAGVGANTLVLDNSTAEGRNGAAIVVEQGINATIEVLNNSTLIGGNGNVLEVEGASTANMRVANSALQGNVQVTGNSTANLTFNSASMVGDILRENGSTANVTLNNRSSFTGRLNNSNLSLNSGSRLTMVGDDRIGTLTLNNSTVYFGAPGVPRANRQLEVSTLNGSGIIAMQGNFQTGESDLLKAGTATGSYELAVNASGKDATAPQQLTLVQIGNNQADFKLLGGRVDVGTWQYDLAERTNASGEAEYYLNPTTRLSAGAQSVVALFQTALTVSYGELKSLENRMGELQADDKRHGLWVRAYGNKWNVDDGSTGVGYRQEQQGFTLGADTRLGDSPWTVGMLAGYSKSDLNLSGGTSATVDSYYFGPYFGWRNQDNGYFVDGALKFNHFRNESKVGMSDGKRAEGDYNNSAVSAMVEGGRQIDLGDGWFAKPSVQVSAAIIQGESYYLDNGMSAEGDDTHSLRTKLGVMAGRSINLGDTQVRPYGRVAVVHEFASNDNNVRVNGNSINNNLSGSGFEVGAGVMVSVSERLHLGVGVDYAKGKNIEQPVAATFSANYQF
- a CDS encoding YbaN family protein, whose product is MDNPIGNRSLMLRYGLLAIGWLSVALGVIGIFLPVLPTTPFLLLAAACFARSSPRFYNWLVEHPRLGPWIRDYLDGNGIPLKGKVYAIGLMWVSILLSCYLVPLPWARGFMLTSAVLVTVYILRQKTL
- a CDS encoding UPF0149 family protein, with translation MSFAEQLTRLQVFLDADELHDEALDYVAAHGYLTALSICSESVPDREWIDALFAEEPHYADDTEREAIESTLLALKAHIARQLASDEEFELPCELDLGDDPDDSDLRGWCIGFMEGVFLREAAWFETAEDEVSEMLLPIMVGSGLFDEQPEFSDIAADANLMDDMIVQIPEALTALYLLCNAPDEKPAILKPRHH